One genomic window of Mauremys mutica isolate MM-2020 ecotype Southern chromosome 5, ASM2049712v1, whole genome shotgun sequence includes the following:
- the RPL34 gene encoding 60S ribosomal protein L34 — MVQRLTYRRRLSYNTASNKTRLSRTPGNRIVYLYTKKVGKAPKSACGVCPGRLRGVRAVRPKVLMRLSKTKKHVSRAYGGSMCAKCVRDRIKRAFLIEEQKIVVKVLKAQAQSQKSK; from the exons ATGGTTCAGCGTCTGACATACCGTCGTAGGTTGTCCTACAATACAGCCTCTAACAAGACCAGGCT GTCCCGGACACCAGGTAACAGGATTGTTTACCTTTACACCAAGAAAGTTGGCAAGGCACCGAAGTCTGCatgtggtgtgtgtccaggaagaCTTCGTGGT GTTCGTGCTGTGCGCCCTAAAGTCCTTATGAGGTTGTCAAAAACAAAGAAGCATGTTAGCAGAGCCTATGGCGGTTCCATGTGTGCTAAATGTGTTCGTGAcag AATCAAACGAGCTTTCCTTATTGAGGAGCAGAAGATTGTTGTGAAAGTGTTGAAGGCACAAGCACAGAGTCAGAAATCTAAGTGA